Part of the Desulfobacterales bacterium genome is shown below.
TGCACTCTCTGTTTGCCGTTCCGATACTCATGCGTCTCTCCCTTTTTCGAATCGGCCCGTTAAATATACATCCGGGGACACGTTTCCGGGCCGCTTAAAACGTTATCCGCTTTTCAGTATTCCCTTAAAGAAAAAAAACTTATACAATTTTTGCAAACTTTGCATATTTAAGATCTACCGGCAGGCTTTTCACCTGATTTCTCAAAATGCCGATCCCCTCAATTTCAGCTTCTATCGTATCTCCCGGAGTGATCGGACCGGCCGGTGGCGTCGATGTTGTGACAACATCACCTGGTTCCAGTGTAATAAACGTTGAAACAAACTCGATGATTTCCTCAAATCCAAAATCCATATTGGCCGTATTGGATTCACATTCAATCCGGCCGTTTCGCCGCCTGAGCGTCTCAAGATTATATATTTGATCCGGCATATCGTCTGCTGTGACAATCCATGGTCCCATGGGGGCAAAGGTGTCCATGTTTTTCCCCCAGGGCTTAAACTCCCTGTTTGCAGCTTCAAAACTTCGCCCGGTCAAATCGTTTAATATGGTGTAGCCGAAAATCGCCTCATGGACCCGATCTCTTGGAATGTTTTTACATCGCTTGGAAATAATGCATGAGAATTCCCATTCATGATAAACAGGCCCATAGCCATCTGGAATATAAACAGTTTCCTCATGACCGATGACGGCTGAAGGCGACTTCAATATCAGCAGGGGCACCGGTGAGGCAGGTATTCCCAGAATTTTCCGGTAATCCCGGTAATTATTACCGGTGCAGATAATTTTGGGGGGCCTGTGCGAAGCAGCGAATGTTACCTCGGACTGACGTTGAACCAGTCCGGTTTTTTTCTCAACGTTTTTTAATGCGTAATCTATTGAATGCTGCGCGGCAACAAGTGAATCGCGCCCCTTCTGTAAAAACTGCAAAAGATCCGAAGGCAGTTCAGAATTTACCCGCGCACCGGGATTCATAAGCCCTTGATCTGATAGCAGTGACAGGTATGCCGCATTTAGGTCAATTACATATTCTTCCACAAAAGATACCAGTCTTTTAGTATTATCAACGGTTACGGTTCCAATTTTCATCAATTGTACCTGTCCATCGCGCAATCTGCCATTAATTATTTCTAATTTTCATCATCAAGATTTGCCAGCAGGGCGGCCAGCCGTGTATTGCCGCCGATCGGAGGGCGCCAATCGAGTTGAATCACATCAATTCCAGCAGCGCGAAGATCCTGGGCAAATCCTTCAAGGCCGATATTGATAACATGCAGGGGTGCATCTAGTATGTTTTTCTGGTTCATGAGTCACTCTCGACGAATTGGTTATAAAGTTCCGGTTTCACTAAAAGGGCTGCAAAACGGGCAGCCTCTGCATTGGAAGGGAAAATATTTATTTCAGCTTCCTGCAGTTGTTTGATTTGTAGATTAAAATCCTGCGGATCCATTGCCGTTCCAATAACAGAAGCAAGCACAGCAAATGGCCTGCCGTTTTTCCTAAATCTGTTATGAATCTCCCTTACCGCAGCGACAAGCGGTTCAGCGGGATTTTCATGCGACCCTTTCCCTAAAACAAGGTCAAGGAGCAATATATTCACACCTTTTCTTTTTTCCATTTCTAAAATCATCTCTGTTCGCTTCTGCGGGTCAATCATCGGATGAGGACGCCCGACGGTATAAACATCATCCCCCAGGTCGAGTATCAGATGCATATGGTCTTCAATTTTTGTCTTATTATAACCCACCGTTCCTAAAAACGACTCCAGCAGCAAATGAGATTCATAGGCGAGCGTTCCGCCGGTATATAGACCCAAAATATTACTCCCGGCCAAAGCGTCTCTGTCCCTAATTTGATCCAGCTTATCCTTAATTATCTGATGATCGCTGAAATATTTCGGCAGCCAACGTTTTCCTTTCAAAACGGCTACCGCGGCATCCGTCGCTTCATCCAGCGTCCTTACAGAGATGGCACCATCAACATTAAAATCTGATGTGCCGATGCAGCATATAATGACCGGTTTTTTTATGTTTCTTATGATTTCTTCGATTTTCGATTTAACAGCGATGCAAATCGGTTTTGAAACTAGTATGATAACTTCAGTGGCGGCATCCCCCGCCAATGCCTTAAAGGCGAACCCGGTCATTATTCCACCGACTTGTTGGGACAGGTCTCGGCCCCCCACCCCGATTCCGTGGGAGACACCTTCGCCCAGCATACTGATCCGTGCCGCAACCGCCTGCAGCCCTGTTCCAGATGCAGATACACAACCGATTCGTCCTCTGGGTACCACATTCGCAAATCCCAGGCCGACTCCGTTTATGTATGCGGTTCCCTGATCCGGCCCCATACAAAAAAGCCCCCGTTTAACGGCTTCCTGCTTCAGTTCGATTTCCGCCTCAATGGGAACATTGTCGCTAAAGAGAAAAACATGAAGACCCCTCCGGAGTGCCTTCATCGCTTCGAACTTGGCATAGGCCCCCGGCACCGAAATGCAAACCAAATTGGCATCCGGCATGGATCGAATGGCAGAATCCAACGTTCGCGGCCGATACTCATGAGATTCATCCATTGCCTGCCGCCGCGCCGCCAGGAGCTCCTTGGCTGCAACGACGGCTTTTTCGGCATCCGCTTCCGAATCGGCCGCAATGGTAATAATCAAATCATTGGCACTGGCTTTTGTGCCTTCGGCCGTGGCCAGTCCGATCTGCCGAAGCAACTCTTGATTGGAAGGCGTCCCCATAAACAAAGCCGCTTCTTTTACCCCGGGTCGTTGACGTATCTGCCCGGCGATTCGCATTAAAATAACGGAATCCTGGTAAAAAGAGGGCATAATGTCTGTCTTTACTATCATACGAATCTCCTGATACAATCTCCTCCATGAACCATTCTTTTGTCCAGCCGGCATTTGTCAGGCTTAGGTAAATTGTTACTTTTCTTTTACCGCTAACAGTGATTTAAACACCAGCGCAACCCCGGCCAGCGCATCCCAACCGGAGGTGTGCCCGACAGTGTCCATTGTTCTTAGGATTGCTCTCAATCGGGTTTCTCTTTTCACGCTTAACATTGATATTGTTTGATGCAAGGCATCATGTCCCTGACCCTGTGAGGCGCAAAGCAGGTGGGCAAAACTGATTTTTCCAGTTCGCACCCTTGCCATGGGGAGCAAATAATGAGCCAGCTTTTGGGATAAATCTTCCCTTCCCAAGGCATAAAGCGTGATCAGAATGCCGCCTAAAAAATCATCTCCCGCCGGGGTCAGCCCCGGACCCAATCCGATAAGTGTCCGGATTTCATTCCGGATGGCCGAAATGCCGATCGGCCTTCCCGAAAATTCAGACGATAGCCACTCTGAAAGACGCTCGGCGCTGCCCCAGGCCATTTTTATAAGATGCGTCATTATAGCCGTCGGTCTTTGCTCCGTTCTGAAAAGAAATAGAATCAGAGGGCCGAGTCCGTCCGACAGTTCGCGATTATGCGCCTCAGCAGATAATACGCTTATCCTTTCGGCGATGACATCCAAGGCCCATTCTTTAGAGATATCTTTAGGTTGCCATTGCCGAACGTTTTGACACGTGAATACAAAGCAGTTATCGATCCGGATTGTTTCCCCGTCGAAATCAACGGCCGACTCCGGGGTAAGGCCTTCTTCCACCCAGTTGACAGGATCGGGCACCCTGCACAAAATATTAAGCGGTCCCGGACGGATGGAAAGCGAAGCGATGAAAATGAGATCTCCGACTCTATTCTGACAGTAAAATCCCTGTTTGAAAACGGCCAGCACCTTCCAGGAAAAATTGGATTCCAGGGCACGGCAGGCATAACTCCCCGCCAGCTGAACCGGATAACGAATTGTCTGTCTGATTCGATCTGTGGCCGGATACATGGTTTCTATATTATAATTCAGGAGTCATCCCGGCAGATGTGGGTACCGGTCTCTCCTTTTAGTGCGGCAAATGCGGTTTCCAGTTGCGAAATTATGACACGATTTCCACCCCCTTCGATAAAACGGATGGCAGCTTCCACCTTTGGGCCCATACTGCCTTCCGGGAAATGGCCTTCGGCAACATACCGACGCATTTCTGCTACCGTGGCTGACGTTATCTCCTTTTGCCGGGGCGTTCCGAAATGCAGCATGATATGCGGAACACCGGTCAAAATCATCATATCCTTTATCCCCAAAACATTGGCCATGTGCGCGGAAGTAAGGTCCTTGTCGATAACAGCCTCGATGCCGCGCCGGACTCCCCGCCGGTCTCGAACAACAGGGATGCCGCCGCCGCCGCCTGCAATGATGATCGTGCCTCTTTTCGCAACCGCCTCCACCAGGGAAATGTCACAAATGTGCTTCGGTTTCGGTGAAGGTACTACCAAGCGCCATCCCCGGCCGGAGTCTTCCCGCATCTGCCAACCAAGTTCTTTGGCCAGCGCCTTCGCTTCATCATTGCTGAAAAAATATCCGATGGGCTTTGTTGCATGATTGAAAGCGGGGTCTTCGGGATCGACCTCCACCTGGGTCAACAGACATACAACATGTCTCTGGTTGCCGGCTTCGCGAAGCGCATTTTCAAAAGCCTGCATCAGCACATAAGCAATTCCGCCCTGACTGTTGGCGACGCAGATATCCAGTGACATGGGTGCGACCCGATCGCGCGCAATCGTCTGGCGCATGATGACCTTTCCGACACCGGGACCGTTGCCAT
Proteins encoded:
- a CDS encoding carbamate kinase yields the protein MQKMGIPDRLLIAVGGNAIHPAGIRGTSEEQFQYAAAAGRSLLPIMLLENELIITHGNGPGVGKVIMRQTIARDRVAPMSLDICVANSQGGIAYVLMQAFENALREAGNQRHVVCLLTQVEVDPEDPAFNHATKPIGYFFSNDEAKALAKELGWQMREDSGRGWRLVVPSPKPKHICDISLVEAVAKRGTIIIAGGGGGIPVVRDRRGVRRGIEAVIDKDLTSAHMANVLGIKDMMILTGVPHIMLHFGTPRQKEITSATVAEMRRYVAEGHFPEGSMGPKVEAAIRFIEGGGNRVIISQLETAFAALKGETGTHICRDDS
- a CDS encoding DUF2877 domain-containing protein, translating into MYPATDRIRQTIRYPVQLAGSYACRALESNFSWKVLAVFKQGFYCQNRVGDLIFIASLSIRPGPLNILCRVPDPVNWVEEGLTPESAVDFDGETIRIDNCFVFTCQNVRQWQPKDISKEWALDVIAERISVLSAEAHNRELSDGLGPLILFLFRTEQRPTAIMTHLIKMAWGSAERLSEWLSSEFSGRPIGISAIRNEIRTLIGLGPGLTPAGDDFLGGILITLYALGREDLSQKLAHYLLPMARVRTGKISFAHLLCASQGQGHDALHQTISMLSVKRETRLRAILRTMDTVGHTSGWDALAGVALVFKSLLAVKEK
- the fdrA gene encoding acyl-CoA synthetase FdrA; translated protein: MIVKTDIMPSFYQDSVILMRIAGQIRQRPGVKEAALFMGTPSNQELLRQIGLATAEGTKASANDLIITIAADSEADAEKAVVAAKELLAARRQAMDESHEYRPRTLDSAIRSMPDANLVCISVPGAYAKFEAMKALRRGLHVFLFSDNVPIEAEIELKQEAVKRGLFCMGPDQGTAYINGVGLGFANVVPRGRIGCVSASGTGLQAVAARISMLGEGVSHGIGVGGRDLSQQVGGIMTGFAFKALAGDAATEVIILVSKPICIAVKSKIEEIIRNIKKPVIICCIGTSDFNVDGAISVRTLDEATDAAVAVLKGKRWLPKYFSDHQIIKDKLDQIRDRDALAGSNILGLYTGGTLAYESHLLLESFLGTVGYNKTKIEDHMHLILDLGDDVYTVGRPHPMIDPQKRTEMILEMEKRKGVNILLLDLVLGKGSHENPAEPLVAAVREIHNRFRKNGRPFAVLASVIGTAMDPQDFNLQIKQLQEAEINIFPSNAEAARFAALLVKPELYNQFVESDS
- a CDS encoding fumarylacetoacetate hydrolase family protein, which codes for MKIGTVTVDNTKRLVSFVEEYVIDLNAAYLSLLSDQGLMNPGARVNSELPSDLLQFLQKGRDSLVAAQHSIDYALKNVEKKTGLVQRQSEVTFAASHRPPKIICTGNNYRDYRKILGIPASPVPLLILKSPSAVIGHEETVYIPDGYGPVYHEWEFSCIISKRCKNIPRDRVHEAIFGYTILNDLTGRSFEAANREFKPWGKNMDTFAPMGPWIVTADDMPDQIYNLETLRRRNGRIECESNTANMDFGFEEIIEFVSTFITLEPGDVVTTSTPPAGPITPGDTIEAEIEGIGILRNQVKSLPVDLKYAKFAKIV